One genomic segment of Cloacibacillus sp. includes these proteins:
- the glgP gene encoding alpha-glucan family phosphorylase gives MINIAIHGHFYQPPREDPWTGTVLHDPTAAPAHDWNERVCSECYLPNSCARILGMDGRIKTEINNYARLSFNFGPTLHRWIENHSPSLNKTLIESQSRAIAQAYNHIIMPLASERDKLTQTVWGMEDFKYRFGRAPKGMWLPETAVDIPTLETLAACGVEFTILAPHQCRAVIIDSSPVLTSRGANLDVTRPYRCELPSGRSITIIFYHAGLAQGIAFGGLLDNGDLFKEATVRAAAEGEDRILVTATDGESYGHHHKFGEMALARMFEQMELDERINLPSIEEFLEKHPPTASCLIEENTSWSCAHGIERWRSNCGCHTGGEPGWNQEWRGPLREAFDNLSAAVDELFEEKISPYGDPWQLRNEAVELYECGLTLSEEEADARRRAFTTERFGDISEEISGRITDLIEMERMRMFTYTSCAWFFNDVSGVETKQIISYALRAAQLAEAASGRAFIKPLLEDLKKARGNTKERPNAAAVAVRDIMPRMQKHLDMEAASEKNTDGLEKMNGMNYGTNLASSLLATLEHDPAFRNTAYFSMEIALMPEIPTYSGGLGVLAGDILKSSADLGVPMVAMTLLYKKGYFAQKINKEGRQTEYPVDWNPRDFMTQLPNRVTITMNGHPVTIGAWCYMLVGQTEHPLPIYFIDTDLPENSPEDRQLTAELYGGDNKYRLCQELILGIGGLRLLRDMGYRNISTFHLNEGHAGFLTLELLREQGYGDIEKVKNQVIFTTHTPVAAGHDFFSYDLIDEVMDGDVAQILRQHVGGNGLSMTDLALKLSRYVNGVSHKHALVSRAMFGDESIDWITNGVHSTTWTSPSFTKLYDTYIPGWRNDPSRLMQALHIPDEELWNAHQAAKMKLLAFVLEETGQQLEPDVLTIGFARRAATYKRADLVFSDIRRLVEIGKGKVQFIFSGKAHPHDEPGKDILQKINNIARELGAELPVVFIENYNMGPAKFITSGVDIWLNTPIRPREASGTSGMKCVHNGVMNFSVLDGWWIEGCIEGKTGWAIGPEPNENGMVEYNEAEDAVDLYNKLEEKIIPAYYTDRKRWISMMKFAIAVNASYFNTHRVVHEYCEKAYGTVFRGH, from the coding sequence ATGATAAATATTGCAATCCACGGACATTTCTACCAGCCTCCGCGTGAAGACCCTTGGACGGGGACTGTCCTCCACGATCCAACCGCCGCCCCGGCGCACGATTGGAACGAACGTGTATGCTCCGAATGTTACCTGCCAAACAGCTGTGCCAGGATACTCGGTATGGACGGGCGCATCAAAACGGAGATCAACAATTACGCAAGGCTGAGTTTCAATTTCGGCCCCACGCTCCACAGATGGATAGAAAACCATTCGCCGTCGCTCAATAAGACGCTGATAGAATCACAGTCGAGAGCGATCGCCCAGGCCTATAACCATATAATCATGCCGTTAGCCTCGGAACGGGATAAACTTACGCAGACCGTATGGGGCATGGAGGACTTCAAATACCGCTTCGGACGCGCGCCCAAGGGCATGTGGCTGCCGGAGACGGCCGTCGACATCCCCACGCTTGAGACGCTCGCCGCGTGCGGCGTCGAGTTTACGATCCTCGCCCCGCACCAGTGCAGGGCGGTGATCATCGATTCAAGCCCCGTCCTCACCTCCAGAGGGGCGAACCTTGACGTAACGCGTCCCTACCGCTGCGAGCTTCCCTCGGGACGTTCGATAACGATAATCTTCTACCATGCAGGACTGGCGCAGGGCATCGCCTTCGGCGGGCTCCTCGATAACGGCGACCTGTTTAAAGAGGCCACGGTGCGCGCCGCGGCGGAGGGGGAGGATCGCATCCTTGTGACCGCGACCGACGGCGAAAGCTACGGACATCATCACAAGTTCGGCGAGATGGCCCTCGCGCGGATGTTTGAGCAGATGGAGCTGGACGAGAGGATAAATCTGCCATCTATCGAAGAGTTCCTTGAAAAACACCCGCCCACGGCAAGCTGCCTGATCGAGGAAAATACCTCCTGGTCCTGCGCCCACGGCATCGAACGCTGGCGCAGCAACTGCGGCTGCCATACGGGCGGAGAGCCCGGCTGGAACCAGGAATGGCGCGGACCGCTGCGGGAGGCCTTTGACAATCTCTCCGCCGCCGTCGACGAGCTCTTCGAGGAAAAGATATCGCCCTACGGCGATCCCTGGCAGCTGCGCAACGAAGCTGTCGAACTATACGAATGCGGGCTCACGCTCAGCGAGGAAGAGGCCGACGCGCGCAGGAGGGCCTTTACGACCGAAAGGTTCGGCGATATCTCGGAGGAGATATCCGGCAGGATCACAGACCTGATCGAGATGGAGCGTATGCGGATGTTCACATACACTTCGTGCGCCTGGTTCTTCAACGACGTCTCCGGCGTCGAGACGAAGCAGATCATCTCCTACGCCCTCCGCGCGGCACAGCTTGCGGAAGCGGCCTCCGGCAGAGCATTCATCAAACCGCTGCTCGAAGATCTAAAAAAAGCGCGCGGCAATACTAAGGAACGTCCAAACGCCGCCGCGGTGGCGGTACGCGATATCATGCCGCGTATGCAAAAACATCTTGACATGGAAGCAGCCAGTGAAAAAAATACAGACGGATTGGAGAAGATGAACGGAATGAACTATGGAACAAATCTTGCAAGTTCACTGCTCGCGACGCTCGAGCACGACCCAGCCTTTAGAAATACCGCCTATTTCTCAATGGAGATCGCGCTTATGCCCGAGATACCGACCTATTCTGGCGGCCTCGGCGTACTCGCGGGGGATATTTTAAAGAGCTCCGCCGACCTCGGGGTGCCGATGGTGGCGATGACGCTGCTCTATAAAAAGGGCTACTTCGCGCAGAAGATCAATAAAGAGGGACGGCAGACGGAGTATCCCGTGGACTGGAATCCGCGTGACTTTATGACGCAGCTGCCAAACCGCGTGACGATCACGATGAACGGACACCCAGTGACCATCGGAGCATGGTGTTATATGCTTGTCGGCCAGACGGAGCACCCGCTGCCGATTTATTTCATCGACACAGACCTGCCCGAAAATTCTCCCGAGGACAGGCAGCTCACCGCCGAGCTATACGGCGGTGACAACAAGTACCGCCTCTGTCAGGAGCTTATCCTCGGCATCGGCGGCCTGCGCCTGCTGCGCGACATGGGTTACCGCAACATCTCGACCTTCCACCTCAACGAGGGACACGCGGGTTTCCTCACGCTCGAGCTGCTGCGTGAACAGGGCTACGGCGATATCGAAAAGGTCAAGAATCAGGTTATCTTCACGACGCATACGCCGGTGGCGGCGGGACACGACTTCTTCTCCTACGACCTCATCGACGAGGTGATGGACGGCGACGTCGCTCAGATACTGCGCCAGCACGTCGGCGGCAACGGCCTTTCAATGACCGATCTGGCGCTGAAGCTCTCCCGCTACGTCAACGGCGTCTCGCATAAACACGCGCTTGTAAGCCGCGCGATGTTCGGCGACGAATCGATAGACTGGATCACGAACGGCGTCCACTCGACGACCTGGACCTCGCCGAGCTTCACAAAACTTTATGACACATATATCCCCGGATGGCGCAATGATCCCTCGCGGCTGATGCAGGCGCTGCACATCCCAGACGAAGAGCTGTGGAACGCCCACCAGGCGGCGAAGATGAAGCTGCTCGCCTTCGTTCTCGAAGAGACGGGACAGCAGCTGGAACCCGACGTGCTGACGATCGGCTTTGCGCGCCGCGCCGCGACCTACAAGCGGGCGGACCTCGTCTTCTCCGACATCAGGCGGCTCGTGGAGATCGGCAAAGGCAAAGTGCAGTTCATCTTCTCCGGCAAGGCGCATCCCCACGACGAACCGGGGAAGGACATCCTCCAGAAGATAAACAACATCGCGCGGGAGCTCGGCGCGGAGCTTCCCGTAGTCTTCATCGAAAACTACAACATGGGCCCAGCTAAGTTCATCACCTCGGGCGTGGACATCTGGCTCAACACGCCGATACGTCCGCGCGAGGCCTCCGGCACAAGCGGCATGAAGTGCGTCCACAACGGCGTCATGAACTTTTCCGTTCTTGACGGCTGGTGGATAGAGGGCTGCATAGAGGGCAAGACCGGCTGGGCGATCGGGCCGGAACCTAATGAAAACGGAATGGTGGAGTATAACGAGGCTGAGGACGCCGTCGATCTCTATAATAAACTTGAAGAGAAGATCATTCCCGCCTATTACACCGACCGTAAGAGGTGGATAAGCATGATGAAATTCGCAATCGCAGTGAACGCAAGCTACTTCAATACACACAGGGTGGTGCACGAGTATTGTGAAAAGGCTTATGGTACCGTATTCCGCGGACATTAA
- a CDS encoding ATP-binding protein has protein sequence MLEDLSAHVLDISENSTMAGADEVEITIKEDEREDLLLFSVKDNGRGMSPEFVAKVTDPFTTTRTTRRVGMGLPFLRQSAELCGGGLVIDSAVGVGTTITATFQYGSVDRPPLGDMPATIMTLVMGSPNVHWRYRHIINGREFLLDTDEIVEALDGDRGMLASPDVGLWLRDNIREELEALRD, from the coding sequence ATGCTTGAAGATCTCTCCGCGCACGTATTGGATATCTCCGAGAACAGCACGATGGCCGGCGCTGACGAGGTGGAAATCACGATAAAAGAGGATGAGAGGGAAGATCTGCTCCTCTTTTCGGTCAAGGACAACGGACGCGGCATGAGTCCGGAGTTTGTCGCGAAAGTGACCGACCCCTTCACGACCACGAGGACGACGCGCCGCGTCGGCATGGGGCTGCCCTTTCTGCGGCAGTCGGCGGAGCTCTGCGGCGGCGGGCTGGTGATCGATTCTGCGGTGGGCGTGGGAACTACCATCACCGCGACATTCCAGTACGGAAGCGTCGACCGTCCGCCGCTGGGAGATATGCCGGCGACAATTATGACTCTGGTCATGGGCTCGCCAAACGTTCACTGGCGATACCGCCATATCATCAACGGGCGCGAATTCCTGCTCGACACCGACGAAATAGTCGAAGCGCTTGACGGTGACCGCGGAATGCTGGCCTCACCGGACGTCGGACTCTGGCTGCGAGACAACATCCGTGAAGAGCTCGAGGCGCTGAGAGACTGA
- a CDS encoding HAD family phosphatase, with the protein MDWDGVIAETKLDFSGIREKYYGGRRAMLLEDSWTLAPDMRAAMLKELVELEMAGAENAEPVPGAFELIKWLNKKNIPYCILSRNCMEVIRRGAEVIGLELPPQTWGRDNMEWVKPDPHALLAAAAAIGVEPRDCVYVGDFLYDLQGARRAGMRAVLVQRDEPAWSGWADVIYPLMTDFVEALNSREQIVPWEYREIYAKKGERWLSNAASFTFAVPADPSPTTDCWLTRAASLGVGCFYVDPEKVFTPEDWKKNPSFDTSAMGRKWAEVISDFLTPRYPLARVVTECEAPLNAPKNSLDIMRFIERKKI; encoded by the coding sequence TTGGACTGGGATGGCGTCATCGCCGAGACTAAACTGGACTTTTCCGGCATCCGTGAAAAATACTACGGCGGCCGGCGGGCGATGCTGCTTGAGGACTCTTGGACGCTCGCGCCTGATATGCGTGCGGCGATGCTCAAAGAGCTGGTGGAACTTGAAATGGCCGGTGCGGAGAATGCCGAGCCGGTTCCGGGGGCCTTTGAACTGATCAAGTGGCTGAATAAAAAGAATATACCCTACTGCATCCTTTCGCGTAACTGCATGGAGGTGATCAGGCGCGGGGCGGAGGTTATCGGCCTCGAACTCCCGCCGCAGACCTGGGGGCGTGACAATATGGAATGGGTAAAGCCTGACCCGCATGCTCTGCTCGCGGCGGCTGCCGCTATCGGCGTGGAGCCGCGTGACTGTGTTTACGTGGGGGATTTTCTCTACGACCTCCAGGGAGCGCGGCGCGCGGGGATGCGCGCCGTGCTGGTGCAGAGAGACGAACCGGCATGGAGCGGCTGGGCCGACGTGATCTATCCGCTTATGACCGACTTTGTCGAAGCGCTGAACTCCCGTGAGCAGATCGTGCCGTGGGAATACCGTGAGATATACGCCAAGAAGGGCGAGCGCTGGCTGTCTAACGCCGCCTCCTTTACCTTCGCCGTTCCCGCCGATCCCTCGCCGACAACGGACTGCTGGCTTACCCGCGCCGCCTCGCTCGGAGTGGGATGTTTCTATGTCGATCCGGAGAAAGTATTTACTCCCGAGGACTGGAAGAAGAACCCCTCATTTGACACCTCGGCGATGGGACGCAAATGGGCCGAGGTGATAAGCGATTTCCTCACGCCGCGCTATCCTCTCGCAAGGGTCGTCACGGAATGCGAGGCGCCGCTTAACGCGCCGAAAAATTCGCTCGATATAATGCGTTTCATAGAACGTAAAAAGATATAA
- a CDS encoding replication-associated recombination protein A has product MAETSLFEAGGGENISFEVPLAERMRPRLLDEYVGQRHILAPGKALRSMLDGGKAPSCILYGPPGVGKTTLVRLIARTTGRVLLEINAVSAKVETLRELVERARGEKKISGRSAIAFVDEIYHFNSKQQNVLLPSVETGDLILIGTTTENPWFEINKTLLSRMVVYTLEPLKDEDICELLTRALNDGERGLGRLGVRAEAETIERIAALAGGDARQALTRLEASVTAAAMGGGSLLTDEIVAQSTGAATQRYDRNSNDHYAVISALIKSMRGSDPDAALYWLARMLEGGDDIRFITRRLCIFAAEDVGLADPMALVVAQNAAAAVDRVGMPEANLILGEAVIYLAAAPKSNSAYLAIKAAQQNVREGKIMEVPSHLRNDGEGYVYPHDSPNHWVPQAYMPEVRRFYFPGKLGAEARIEDRLKRLWKRFSTETDEKQDK; this is encoded by the coding sequence ATGGCGGAAACAAGCCTTTTTGAGGCCGGCGGCGGAGAGAATATCAGCTTCGAGGTGCCTCTCGCGGAGCGCATGAGGCCGCGTCTCCTTGACGAATATGTGGGACAGCGGCATATCCTGGCTCCGGGGAAGGCGCTGCGCAGCATGCTCGACGGAGGCAAAGCCCCAAGCTGTATCCTCTACGGTCCTCCCGGAGTCGGAAAGACTACGCTGGTTCGGCTCATCGCGCGCACGACAGGACGCGTGCTGCTTGAGATAAACGCCGTCAGCGCGAAGGTCGAGACCCTGCGCGAGCTTGTGGAACGCGCGCGCGGAGAGAAAAAAATATCGGGACGTTCCGCGATCGCCTTTGTCGATGAGATATACCATTTCAACAGCAAGCAGCAGAACGTTCTGCTGCCGTCCGTCGAGACGGGGGACCTCATCCTTATTGGGACGACGACGGAAAATCCCTGGTTTGAGATCAACAAGACCCTGCTCTCGCGCATGGTCGTCTACACTCTTGAACCGCTGAAAGACGAAGATATCTGCGAACTGCTGACGCGGGCCCTGAACGACGGAGAACGCGGGCTGGGCCGTCTTGGCGTGCGCGCCGAGGCGGAGACGATAGAACGGATCGCCGCGCTGGCCGGCGGCGACGCGCGTCAGGCGCTGACACGGCTCGAAGCCTCCGTAACGGCGGCGGCGATGGGCGGCGGCTCGCTGCTCACAGACGAAATCGTCGCGCAGAGCACCGGAGCCGCCACGCAGCGTTACGACAGAAATTCAAACGACCACTACGCGGTGATATCGGCGCTGATAAAGAGCATGCGCGGTTCGGACCCCGACGCCGCGCTCTACTGGCTCGCGCGTATGCTTGAGGGCGGCGACGACATCCGCTTCATTACGCGCCGCCTCTGCATATTCGCCGCGGAAGACGTCGGCCTCGCCGACCCGATGGCGCTTGTCGTCGCGCAGAACGCCGCCGCCGCCGTTGACCGCGTCGGTATGCCAGAGGCGAACCTGATCCTCGGCGAAGCGGTCATTTATCTTGCCGCCGCGCCGAAGAGCAACAGCGCCTATCTCGCGATCAAAGCGGCGCAGCAGAATGTCCGCGAGGGGAAAATAATGGAGGTCCCGAGCCACCTGCGAAACGACGGCGAGGGATATGTCTACCCCCATGACAGCCCCAATCATTGGGTGCCGCAGGCCTACATGCCCGAAGTGCGCCGCTTCTATTTCCCCGGCAAGCTCGGAGCGGAGGCGAGGATAGAAGATCGCCTCAAGCGCCTCTGGAAGAGGTTCTCTACGGAGACGGATGAAAAGCAGGATAAATAG
- a CDS encoding cob(I)yrinic acid a,c-diamide adenosyltransferase, with the protein MAHFNVITKGGDKGTTSLANGERIAKDDRVVELYGTIDECQAALGMARAFCEEENTARDIYFIEDYLFGAMAYYAKCDYPAPDPAIMENMAARVTESLPEGGMTFVHPGDTRCGSALHLARTIARRAERVATPLFREGKLEEKGYQFLNRLSDVIYLLSLKADADAKK; encoded by the coding sequence ATGGCTCATTTTAATGTTATTACAAAGGGCGGAGACAAAGGGACGACCTCGCTGGCAAACGGCGAACGCATCGCGAAGGACGACCGCGTAGTAGAACTCTACGGCACGATCGACGAGTGCCAGGCGGCGCTGGGAATGGCACGCGCCTTCTGCGAAGAGGAAAATACAGCGCGTGACATCTACTTCATCGAGGATTATCTCTTCGGGGCGATGGCCTATTACGCGAAGTGCGACTACCCCGCGCCCGATCCGGCGATCATGGAGAACATGGCGGCCCGCGTCACGGAATCCCTGCCGGAGGGCGGCATGACCTTCGTGCATCCCGGCGACACCCGCTGCGGCTCCGCGCTGCACTTGGCCCGCACGATAGCGCGCCGCGCCGAACGCGTCGCGACGCCGCTATTCCGCGAAGGAAAGCTGGAAGAGAAGGGGTATCAGTTCCTCAACCGCCTCTCCGACGTCATCTATCTGCTGTCGCTGAAGGCCGACGCCGACGCGAAAAAATAA
- a CDS encoding DUF2703 domain-containing protein, whose translation MKTITLAHYTMKDIEPAPWVETWENLMKFGSRMAPKLIPLGFKLKLRKVILDELTQDNLMTANMVTIECEEAGTPETPIENLLMLELDFTSCSECKTPGGQEFPCRTFTSFSGDICQALSEEFFMEATLRVAFKSQHECGCHCGDCDSCASGCGDEEAGVRTDSCGEEGHHHDHEGKD comes from the coding sequence GTGAAGACCATCACTCTGGCACACTATACAATGAAAGATATTGAACCAGCTCCGTGGGTCGAAACATGGGAAAATCTGATGAAATTTGGTTCGCGCATGGCGCCGAAGCTGATACCGCTCGGATTCAAATTAAAGCTGCGCAAGGTGATTTTGGACGAACTTACGCAGGATAACCTCATGACGGCAAATATGGTGACGATCGAATGCGAGGAGGCCGGCACGCCAGAGACTCCTATCGAAAATCTGTTGATGCTCGAACTCGACTTCACCTCATGCAGCGAGTGTAAAACACCCGGGGGACAGGAGTTTCCCTGCCGCACCTTCACCAGCTTCAGCGGCGATATATGCCAGGCCCTGTCAGAGGAGTTTTTTATGGAGGCGACGCTGCGCGTAGCCTTTAAATCACAGCACGAATGCGGCTGCCACTGCGGAGACTGCGACTCCTGCGCAAGCGGCTGCGGTGACGAGGAGGCCGGCGTCCGCACAGACAGCTGCGGCGAGGAAGGCCATCATCACGACCACGAAGGTAAGGATTAG
- a CDS encoding phosphoadenosine phosphosulfate reductase family protein gives MTLDEKTEAALEILRNNEPPEGYYVAYSGGKDSTVILDLVRRSGVKYDAHYNVTTVDPPELVYFIAAQQEIIWDRPEISMWGLIVKVGMPPTRIARYCCRYLKERGGLGRTVITGVRLAESARRSKRQRFETDSKNPSKKYIHLIFDWTTDDVWKYITGNSVSYCPLYNEGFKRLGCICCPMGGWKKQLRDSFRWPKYKDLYICAFEKMLLVRRAKGRETRWKTGEEVWNWWTSPPKSKFM, from the coding sequence ATGACATTAGACGAAAAAACAGAAGCGGCGTTAGAAATTCTCCGGAACAATGAGCCGCCGGAGGGGTATTATGTGGCCTACAGCGGCGGAAAAGACAGCACGGTGATTCTTGACCTTGTACGCAGAAGCGGTGTGAAATATGACGCCCATTACAATGTCACCACCGTAGACCCACCAGAACTGGTCTATTTTATCGCGGCACAGCAGGAGATAATCTGGGACAGGCCGGAAATATCGATGTGGGGTCTGATAGTTAAAGTGGGAATGCCGCCGACTAGGATCGCGCGCTACTGCTGCCGCTACCTTAAAGAGCGCGGCGGCCTTGGAAGGACGGTCATCACAGGTGTCCGGCTGGCGGAAAGCGCCAGACGCTCCAAAAGACAGCGGTTTGAAACCGACAGCAAGAACCCCTCAAAAAAATATATTCACCTGATTTTTGATTGGACCACTGATGATGTCTGGAAATACATAACCGGCAATTCCGTCTCCTATTGCCCTCTCTATAATGAAGGATTTAAAAGGCTTGGCTGTATATGCTGCCCTATGGGGGGGTGGAAGAAGCAGCTTCGCGATTCCTTCCGATGGCCGAAGTACAAAGACCTTTATATCTGTGCCTTTGAAAAAATGCTTCTGGTGAGACGCGCAAAAGGCAGGGAAACCAGATGGAAGACGGGGGAAGAGGTCTGGAACTGGTGGACCTCGCCGCCTAAATCTAAATTTATGTAA
- a CDS encoding MATE family efflux transporter codes for MLVNNKKYEIDMCSGAILPKMLLFAIPLMCSSILQLLFNAADIIVVGRYAGDNSLAAVGSNSSLIGLLTNLFIGLSIGTNVLAARYYGAKAEDDLAKTVHTSIVLGIASGILLSVVGIVGARRILIWMQTPEEVLGLATLYLVIYFLGMTAMMVYNFGSAILRAVGDTRRPLYFLVVAGVINVVLNLFFVINLKLDVAGVAIATVISQCVSALLVVRCLCREGGGIRLVPSQMRIDREKLVQILKIGLPAGVQGILFSLSNVVIQSSINSFGAVVMAGNSAAANIELFVYFAMNAFYQAIISFTSQNFGAGRIKRIYKVLLRGQLCIVVVGGLLSALVVIFGRTLLGIYSSSDAVINAGMQRLWILCSTYALCGMMDGMVGTLRGIGYSVLPTVVTLLGVCGLRLVWIATLFNVETFHTVTTVYLSYPVSWIVTLGAHVFCFRWIMTKRLLVRKL; via the coding sequence ATGTTAGTAAATAATAAAAAATACGAGATAGATATGTGCAGCGGCGCTATTTTGCCGAAGATGCTTCTCTTCGCGATTCCGCTGATGTGCTCCAGCATATTGCAGCTGCTCTTCAACGCGGCGGATATTATCGTCGTTGGGCGTTACGCGGGCGATAACTCGCTGGCAGCGGTCGGCTCTAATAGCTCTCTTATCGGACTGCTGACTAATCTTTTCATCGGTCTTTCGATTGGCACGAATGTTCTTGCGGCGCGCTATTACGGGGCGAAGGCGGAGGATGATCTTGCGAAGACGGTCCATACATCGATAGTGCTCGGGATCGCCAGCGGCATTCTGCTGTCAGTGGTCGGCATTGTCGGCGCGCGCCGGATACTTATATGGATGCAGACCCCGGAAGAGGTGCTCGGCCTTGCCACTCTTTACCTGGTCATCTATTTCCTCGGCATGACCGCGATGATGGTCTATAATTTCGGCAGCGCGATCCTGCGGGCTGTTGGCGACACGCGGCGTCCGCTCTATTTCCTCGTCGTCGCCGGCGTCATCAACGTGGTGCTGAATCTTTTTTTCGTCATTAACCTAAAGCTCGACGTCGCAGGAGTGGCGATCGCTACGGTCATCTCCCAGTGCGTATCGGCGCTGCTCGTCGTCCGCTGTCTGTGCCGCGAGGGCGGGGGTATCCGGCTTGTTCCCTCGCAGATGAGGATAGACAGGGAAAAGCTGGTGCAGATTTTAAAGATCGGCCTGCCGGCTGGGGTTCAGGGAATTCTTTTTTCCCTCTCCAACGTAGTCATTCAGTCCTCGATCAACTCTTTTGGCGCGGTGGTAATGGCCGGAAACTCTGCCGCGGCTAATATCGAACTCTTTGTCTATTTCGCGATGAACGCCTTTTATCAGGCGATCATCTCATTTACGAGTCAGAATTTCGGCGCTGGGCGTATAAAGCGTATCTATAAGGTACTCCTACGGGGGCAGCTCTGTATCGTCGTAGTCGGCGGGCTTCTTAGCGCGCTTGTTGTCATCTTTGGCCGGACGCTGCTTGGCATATATTCTTCGAGCGACGCGGTAATAAACGCGGGTATGCAGAGGTTATGGATACTGTGCAGCACTTACGCGCTCTGCGGCATGATGGACGGTATGGTTGGAACGCTGCGCGGCATCGGCTATTCGGTGCTGCCGACGGTAGTTACGCTGCTTGGTGTTTGCGGCCTGCGTCTGGTCTGGATCGCGACTCTCTTTAATGTGGAGACATTCCACACCGTAACCACGGTCTACCTTTCGTACCCGGTTTCATGGATAGTAACTCTAGGCGCCCATGTCTTCTGCTTCCGCTGGATCATGACAAAGCGTCTGCTGGTGCGAAAGCTTTAG
- a CDS encoding ABC transporter substrate-binding protein produces MRKLFAVLAIMLLALPAFAADTIRIGEIATVTGDFAAYGVAEVEAVKMAVSEINAKGGVLGKKLEIVMYDCRTRNEDMVNAARRLVQQDKVVAVIGPSGSGLCIAASPVFNQGKVPHIGTLPTNPNVTVDERGKVKPYNFRICFLDPYQGKILAVFAAQDLKAKKAAILYDVSSDYSHGLCEFFTKSFKAAGGTIVADEGHRGEDVDFRAQLTKIKLSNPDVLVLPTMGKCTPLSVKQAREMGIDVPIIGGDGYGDFMWEITGKEAMRNTFWVSHVAKEDPALKDFFAKYKRQAGTECQEFMNAVMAYDSVYWLADAIKRANSTDPVKVRDALEKTKDLQLMHTKLTMDEFHNPKDKDGFILEAKNGKAVFYKKIRPND; encoded by the coding sequence ATGCGCAAACTATTCGCAGTATTGGCAATTATGCTACTGGCTCTCCCCGCATTCGCCGCCGACACGATCAGAATTGGTGAAATAGCTACGGTCACCGGAGACTTCGCCGCCTACGGCGTCGCCGAAGTCGAGGCCGTCAAGATGGCAGTCAGCGAGATCAACGCAAAGGGCGGAGTTCTCGGAAAGAAGCTTGAGATCGTAATGTATGACTGCCGCACACGCAACGAAGATATGGTGAACGCGGCCCGCCGTCTTGTCCAGCAGGACAAGGTCGTCGCGGTCATAGGTCCCAGCGGCTCCGGCCTCTGCATCGCGGCCTCCCCTGTATTCAATCAGGGCAAGGTCCCACACATCGGGACCCTCCCGACAAACCCGAACGTAACGGTTGATGAAAGAGGCAAGGTAAAGCCCTATAACTTCCGTATTTGTTTCCTTGATCCCTATCAGGGAAAAATTCTCGCCGTATTTGCCGCGCAGGATCTTAAGGCGAAGAAGGCCGCGATACTCTACGATGTATCGAGCGACTATTCCCACGGTCTCTGCGAGTTCTTCACAAAGAGCTTTAAGGCCGCCGGCGGCACGATCGTTGCCGACGAAGGCCACCGCGGTGAAGACGTCGACTTCCGCGCCCAGCTGACGAAGATCAAGCTGTCGAACCCGGATGTGCTCGTTCTGCCGACAATGGGCAAGTGCACCCCTCTCTCCGTCAAGCAGGCGCGTGAGATGGGCATCGACGTCCCCATCATCGGCGGCGACGGCTATGGCGACTTTATGTGGGAGATCACCGGCAAAGAGGCGATGAGGAACACCTTCTGGGTGAGCCACGTCGCTAAAGAAGATCCCGCGCTGAAGGATTTCTTCGCGAAGTATAAGAGGCAGGCGGGGACGGAGTGTCAGGAATTCATGAACGCGGTCATGGCCTACGACTCGGTCTACTGGCTCGCGGACGCGATCAAGCGCGCGAACAGCACCGATCCCGTCAAGGTGCGCGACGCTCTCGAAAAGACGAAGGATCTCCAGCTGATGCACACAAAGCTCACGATGGACGAGTTCCATAATCCAAAGGATAAGGACGGATTCATCCTCGAAGCGAAGAACGGCAAGGCCGTATTCTACAAGAAGATCAGGCCGAACGACTAA